A genomic stretch from uncultured Pseudodesulfovibrio sp. includes:
- a CDS encoding sodium-dependent transporter, whose protein sequence is MAQREQWGSRAGFVLAAVGSAIGLGNIWRFPYMAYENGGGAFLIPYIFALLTAGIPFMIMEFGLGHKYRGSSPKVFRSIGSKWEFLGWMQVLVAFGISIYYVAVIGWTINYTGFAFNQSWGADPKAFFFGDYLGLTGSPFELGGIRWPILGACTLAWGITWLAITSGVRKGIERACKVLIPLLFVLVLVLIVRVVNLPGAMTGLNYLFTPDFSKLADFSVWADAYGQIFFSLSIGFAIMLAYSSYLPKKSDINNNAAMTVFINCGFSMLAGVMIFAVLGNMAEATGQNVADVAGAGVGLAFVTIPAAINTMPAPAFVGTLFFLCLTMAGVSSHISIVEAVSSSFIDKFAWSRQKTASIVCATGFAMTVIFTTGGGLLILDIVDHFINNLCILGVALAEIILMSYIVGLDDIQKHVNATSDFSVGNAWKLCLKLVTVAILGYSFVMNIYTDMGTPYGGYASKDLIMLGWSLLPVSFILGIALNKQQAARSFARND, encoded by the coding sequence ATGGCTCAACGTGAACAATGGGGCTCCCGTGCCGGTTTCGTACTGGCAGCAGTTGGCTCCGCAATCGGCCTGGGAAACATCTGGCGTTTCCCTTACATGGCGTATGAGAACGGCGGCGGCGCCTTCCTCATTCCTTACATTTTCGCTCTTCTCACAGCTGGTATTCCTTTCATGATCATGGAATTCGGCCTGGGACATAAATATCGCGGCTCCTCGCCCAAGGTTTTCCGTTCCATCGGCTCCAAATGGGAATTTCTCGGTTGGATGCAGGTGCTGGTCGCTTTTGGCATATCCATTTATTATGTTGCGGTTATCGGCTGGACCATCAACTATACGGGCTTTGCCTTCAACCAATCATGGGGAGCAGACCCCAAGGCCTTCTTCTTTGGCGACTATCTCGGTCTGACCGGCTCTCCCTTTGAACTGGGCGGCATCCGCTGGCCCATCCTCGGCGCATGTACTCTTGCCTGGGGCATCACCTGGCTTGCCATTACTTCCGGCGTCCGCAAAGGCATCGAACGCGCATGTAAAGTACTCATTCCCCTGCTGTTCGTGCTGGTTCTGGTCCTCATCGTCCGCGTTGTGAACCTGCCCGGAGCCATGACCGGCCTGAACTACCTGTTCACTCCGGACTTCTCCAAACTGGCAGACTTCTCGGTATGGGCTGATGCTTACGGCCAGATATTCTTCTCGCTGTCTATCGGTTTCGCCATCATGCTGGCTTACTCCAGCTACCTGCCGAAAAAATCCGACATCAACAACAACGCAGCAATGACCGTGTTCATCAACTGCGGTTTCTCCATGCTCGCCGGCGTCATGATCTTTGCCGTTCTGGGCAACATGGCCGAAGCTACCGGTCAGAATGTGGCCGATGTCGCCGGAGCTGGTGTCGGCCTCGCATTTGTCACCATCCCGGCAGCCATCAACACCATGCCTGCTCCCGCCTTTGTCGGCACCCTGTTCTTCCTGTGCCTGACCATGGCAGGTGTCAGCTCTCACATCTCAATTGTGGAAGCTGTCAGCTCTTCCTTCATCGACAAATTCGCTTGGAGTCGCCAAAAGACCGCATCCATAGTCTGTGCAACCGGCTTTGCCATGACCGTGATCTTCACCACGGGTGGCGGCCTGCTCATTCTCGACATCGTGGATCACTTCATCAACAATCTCTGCATCCTCGGCGTTGCCCTGGCTGAGATCATCCTGATGAGCTACATCGTGGGCCTTGACGACATACAAAAGCATGTCAACGCCACCTCCGACTTCTCTGTCGGCAACGCGTGGAAGCTCTGCCTCAAGCTCGTGACCGTGGCTATTCTCGGCTATTCGTTTGTCATGAACATCTACACCGACATGGGCACGCCTTACGGCGGTTACGCCAGCAAGGATCTGATTATGCTTGGCTGGTCGCTCCTGCCTGTGTCCTTTATCCTCGGCATTGCCTTGAACAAGCAGCAGGCTGCCCGCAGCTTCGCTCGCAACGACTAG
- a CDS encoding cytoplasmic protein, protein MNCLYAFNGELMCFVHVLLNALDMKEKGTEAIIVFEGASVTLIPELENKDNPFNTLYLKAKKAGLIDGACKACSAKLGVLDAVKEAGIALIGDMAGHPSMTDYQNKGYTIITF, encoded by the coding sequence ATGAACTGTCTCTATGCCTTTAACGGCGAACTTATGTGCTTTGTCCATGTCCTACTGAACGCCTTGGACATGAAGGAAAAAGGAACGGAAGCAATCATCGTGTTTGAGGGAGCCTCGGTCACACTGATCCCCGAACTTGAAAACAAAGACAATCCATTCAACACCCTCTATCTCAAAGCCAAGAAGGCTGGGTTGATCGACGGTGCATGCAAGGCCTGCTCTGCCAAACTGGGTGTCCTTGATGCTGTCAAGGAGGCCGGCATTGCATTGATCGGCGACATGGCCGGACATCCCTCCATGACCGACTACCAAAACAAAGGCTACACGATCATCACCTTCTAA
- a CDS encoding methionine/alanine import family NSS transporter small subunit, whose protein sequence is MTTPAIIMMIVGLSVTWGGAVYCMRLAMKKQNR, encoded by the coding sequence ATGACTACACCTGCAATCATCATGATGATCGTCGGCCTCAGCGTCACATGGGGAGGAGCTGTTTACTGCATGCGCCTCGCCATGAAAAAGCAGAACCGCTAG
- a CDS encoding hemolysin III family protein: protein MISSLRDPVSGLTHCIAAVFAVLGTVLLIMRSINPAMPWHIVTFSIFGGGMILLYTASTLYHWLPVSEEWIRVLRRVDHSMIFFYIAATYTPICLISLRGPWGWSLFGVIWGVAASGIIMKIFWLNAPRWISTGIYLAMGWMALVGVYPLYLSMSAPALVWLGSGGILYSIGAIVYAIKWPDPIPEVFGFHEIFHLFVIGGSACHFALMYWYI from the coding sequence GTGATATCTTCTCTACGTGATCCTGTCAGCGGATTGACCCATTGCATTGCGGCTGTCTTTGCTGTGCTCGGCACGGTGCTGCTCATTATGCGCTCTATCAATCCCGCCATGCCGTGGCACATCGTCACCTTTTCCATTTTTGGAGGAGGTATGATTCTGCTGTATACGGCCAGCACGCTGTATCATTGGCTTCCCGTATCTGAAGAGTGGATTCGTGTCCTGCGTCGGGTGGATCATTCCATGATCTTCTTTTACATCGCAGCCACCTATACGCCCATCTGCCTCATTTCATTGCGAGGCCCATGGGGTTGGTCTCTCTTCGGTGTTATTTGGGGAGTGGCTGCATCCGGCATCATTATGAAAATCTTCTGGTTGAATGCTCCGCGTTGGATTTCAACCGGTATTTATCTTGCTATGGGATGGATGGCACTGGTGGGTGTCTACCCGCTGTATCTGTCCATGTCTGCTCCGGCTTTGGTCTGGTTGGGCAGTGGTGGTATCCTGTATTCCATCGGAGCTATCGTCTACGCCATCAAGTGGCCTGACCCCATTCCGGAAGTTTTTGGCTTTCACGAAATCTTCCACTTGTTTGTTATTGGTGGGAGTGCATGTCATTTTGCATTAATGTATTGGTACATATGA